In one Cygnus olor isolate bCygOlo1 chromosome 27, bCygOlo1.pri.v2, whole genome shotgun sequence genomic region, the following are encoded:
- the FGFR1 gene encoding fibroblast growth factor receptor 1 isoform X1, whose product MFTWRCLILWAVLVTAALSAARPAPTLPDQVLPKAKIEVESYSAHPGDLLQLRCRLRDDVQSINWVRDGVQLAENNRTRITGEEVEVRDAVPEDSGLYACMTNSPSGSETTYFSVNVSDALPSAEDDDDEDDSSSEEKEADNTKPNQAVAPYWTYPEKMEKKLHAVPAAKTVKFKCPSGGTPNPTLRWLKNGKEFKPDHRIGGYKVRYATWSIIMDSVVPSDKGNYTCIVENKYGSINHTYQLDVVERSPHRPILQAGLPANKTVALGSNVEFVCKVYSDPQPHIQWLKHIEVNGSKIGPDNLPYVQILKHSGINSSDAEVLTLYNVTEAESGEYVCKVSNYIGEANQSAWLTVTRPLAKAIEDTPAMMTSPLYLEIIIYCTGAFLISCMVVTVIIYKMKSTTKKTDFNSQLAVHKLAKSIPLRRQVTVSADSSSSMNSGVMLVRPSRLSSSGTPMLAGVSEYELPEDPRWELPRDRLILGKPLGEGCFGQVVLAEAIGLDKDKPNRVTKVAVKMLKSDATEKDLSDLISEMEMMKMIGKHKNIINLLGACTQDGPLYVIVEYASKGNLREYLQARRPPGMEYCYNPARVPEEQLSFKDLVSCAYQVARGMEYLASKKCIHRDLAARNVLVTEDNVMKIADFGLARDIHHIDYYKKTTNGRLPVKWMAPEALFDRIYTHQSDVWSFGVLLWEIFTLGGSPYPGVPVEELFKLLKEGHRMDKPSNCTNELYMMMRDCWHAVPSQRPTFKQLVEDLDRIVAMTSNQEYLDLSVPLDQYSPGFPDTRSSTCSSGEDSVFSHDPLPDEPCLPKYPPQHTNGGLKRH is encoded by the exons TTCTGCCCAAAGCGAAAATCGAAGTGGAGTCCTACTCGGCCCACCCCGGGGACCTCCTCCAGCTGCGCTGCCGGCTGCGGGATGACGTCCAGAGCATCAACTGGGTGCGAGACGGCGTCCAGCTGGCCGAGAACAACCGGACGCGCATTACCGGGGAGGAGGTAGAGGTCAGGGACGCTGTGCCCGAGGACTCGGGGCTCTATGCCTGCATGACCAACAGCCCCTCGGGGAGCGAGACCACCTACTTCTCCGTGAACGTCTCAG ACGCGCTCCCCTCTGCAGAGGATGACGACGACGAAGACGATTCCTCCTCAGAGGAGAAGGAGGCGGATAACACCAAGCCGAACC AGGCCGTAGCTCCCTACTGGACCTATCCCgagaagatggagaagaagCTCCACGCGGTCCCCGCCGCCAAAACGGTGAAATTCAAGTGCCCATCGGGCGGGACGCCCAACCCAACGCTGCGCTGGCTGAAGAACGGCAAGGAGTTCAAGCCCGACCACCGCATTGGGGGATACAAG gtCCGCTACGCAACCTGGAGCATCATCATGGACTCGGTGGTGCCGTCCGATAAGGGCAACTACACGTGCATCGTGGAGAACAAATACGGGAGCATCAACCACACCTACCAGCTGGATGTCGTGG AGCGCTCCCCGCACCGGCCCATCCTGCAGGCAGGGCTCCCTGCCAACAAGACGGTGGCCCTGGGCAGCAACGTGGAGTTTGTCTGCAAGGTCTACAGcgacccccagccccacatccaGTGGCTGAAGCACATCGAGGTGAACGGCAGCAAGATCGGCCCCGACAACTTGCCCTACGTGCAGATCCTGAAG CACTCGGGAATTAATAGCTCTGATGCGGAGGTGCTGACCCTGTATAATGTGACAGAGGCGGAGAGCGGGGAGTATGTTTGTAAGGTTTCCAATTATATTGGCGAGGCCAACCAGTCTGCGTGGCTCACTGTCACCAGACCTCTGGCAAAAG CTATTGAGGACACGCCGGCCATGATGACGTCCCCCCTCTACCTGGAGATCATCATCTACTGCACGGGCGCCTTCCTCATCTCCTGCATGGTGGTGACCGTCATCATCTACAAGATGAAGAGCACCACCAAGAAGACGGACTTCAACAGCCAGCTGGCCGTGCACAAGCTGGCCAAGAGCATCCCGCTGCGCAGACAGGTAACA GTGTCGGCCGACTCCAGCTCCTCCATGAACTCAGGCGTGATGCTGGTGCGGCCCTCGCGGCTCTCCTCCAGCGGCACCCCCATGCTGGCCGGCGTCTCCGAGTACGAGCTCCCCGAGGACCCGCGGTGGGAGCTGCCCCGGGACAG GCTGATCCTGGGCAAGCCCCTGGGAGAAGGGTGCTTCGGGCAGGTGGTGCTGGCGGAGGCCATCGGCCTCGACAAGGACAAGCCAAACCGCGTCACCAAAGTGGCCGTGAAGATGCTCAAGT ccgaCGCCACGGAGAAGGATTTGTCCGACCTCATCTCCGAGATGGAGATGATGAAGATGATCGGCAAGCACAAGAACATCATCAACCTGCTGGGGGCCTGCACGCAGGACG GCCCCCTCTACGTCATCGTGGAGTACGCGAGCAAGGGCAACCTGCGCGAGTACCTGCAGGCGCGGCGCCCCCCCGGCATGGAGTACTGCTACAACCCCGCCCGCGTCCCCGAGGAGCAGCTCTCCTTCAAGGACCTGGTGTCCTGCGCCTACCAGGTGGCGCGGGGCATGGAGTACCTGGCCTCCAAGAAG TGCATCCACAGGGACCTGGCGGCCAGGAACGTCCTGGTGACCGAGGACAACGTGATGAAGATCGCTGACTTCGGGCTGGCCCGTGACATCCACCACATAGATTACTACAAGAAGACGACAAAT GGTCGCCTGCCAGTGAAGTGGATGGCCCCAGAGGCCCTGTTCGACCGAATATACACTCATCAGAGCGATGT GTGGTCCTTCGGCGTGCTGCTCTGGGAGATCTTCACGCTGGGTGGCTCGCCGTACCCCGGCGTGCCGGTGGAGGAGCTCTTCAAGCTGCTGAAGGAAGGCCACAGGATGGACAAGCCCAGCAATTGCACCAACGAGCT GTACATGATGATGCGAGACTGCTGGCACGCCGTCCCCTCGCAGCGCCCCACCTTCAAGCAGCTGGTGGAGGACCTGGACAGGATCGTGGCCATGACCTCCAACCAG GAGTACCTGGACCTCTCGGTGCCGCTGGACCAGTACTCGCCCGGCTTCCCGGACACCCGCAGTTCCACCTGCTCCTCGGGGGAGGACTCTGTGTTTTCTCACGACCCTCTGCCGGACGAGCCGTGCCTTCCCAAGTACCCCCCCCAGCACACCAACGGCGGACTGAAGCGACACTGA
- the FGFR1 gene encoding fibroblast growth factor receptor 1 isoform X6, with amino-acid sequence MFTWRCLILWAVLVTAALSAARPAPTLPDQDALPSAEDDDDEDDSSSEEKEADNTKPNQAVAPYWTYPEKMEKKLHAVPAAKTVKFKCPSGGTPNPTLRWLKNGKEFKPDHRIGGYKVRYATWSIIMDSVVPSDKGNYTCIVENKYGSINHTYQLDVVERSPHRPILQAGLPANKTVALGSNVEFVCKVYSDPQPHIQWLKHIEVNGSKIGPDNLPYVQILKTAGVNTTDKEMEVLHLRNVSFEDAGEYTCLAGNSIGISHHSAWLTVLEAIEDTPAMMTSPLYLEIIIYCTGAFLISCMVVTVIIYKMKSTTKKTDFNSQLAVHKLAKSIPLRRQVSADSSSSMNSGVMLVRPSRLSSSGTPMLAGVSEYELPEDPRWELPRDRLILGKPLGEGCFGQVVLAEAIGLDKDKPNRVTKVAVKMLKSDATEKDLSDLISEMEMMKMIGKHKNIINLLGACTQDGPLYVIVEYASKGNLREYLQARRPPGMEYCYNPARVPEEQLSFKDLVSCAYQVARGMEYLASKKCIHRDLAARNVLVTEDNVMKIADFGLARDIHHIDYYKKTTNGRLPVKWMAPEALFDRIYTHQSDVWSFGVLLWEIFTLGGSPYPGVPVEELFKLLKEGHRMDKPSNCTNELYMMMRDCWHAVPSQRPTFKQLVEDLDRIVAMTSNQEYLDLSVPLDQYSPGFPDTRSSTCSSGEDSVFSHDPLPDEPCLPKYPPQHTNGGLKRH; translated from the exons ACGCGCTCCCCTCTGCAGAGGATGACGACGACGAAGACGATTCCTCCTCAGAGGAGAAGGAGGCGGATAACACCAAGCCGAACC AGGCCGTAGCTCCCTACTGGACCTATCCCgagaagatggagaagaagCTCCACGCGGTCCCCGCCGCCAAAACGGTGAAATTCAAGTGCCCATCGGGCGGGACGCCCAACCCAACGCTGCGCTGGCTGAAGAACGGCAAGGAGTTCAAGCCCGACCACCGCATTGGGGGATACAAG gtCCGCTACGCAACCTGGAGCATCATCATGGACTCGGTGGTGCCGTCCGATAAGGGCAACTACACGTGCATCGTGGAGAACAAATACGGGAGCATCAACCACACCTACCAGCTGGATGTCGTGG AGCGCTCCCCGCACCGGCCCATCCTGCAGGCAGGGCTCCCTGCCAACAAGACGGTGGCCCTGGGCAGCAACGTGGAGTTTGTCTGCAAGGTCTACAGcgacccccagccccacatccaGTGGCTGAAGCACATCGAGGTGAACGGCAGCAAGATCGGCCCCGACAACTTGCCCTACGTGCAGATCCTGAAG aCGGCTGGCGTTAACACGACAGACAAAGAAATGGAAGTCCTTCACTTAAGGAATGTCTCTTTTGAGGATGCTGGGGAGTATACATGTTTGGCGGGTAATTCTATTGGGATCTCCCATCACTCTGCATGGTTGACAGTTCTCGAAG CTATTGAGGACACGCCGGCCATGATGACGTCCCCCCTCTACCTGGAGATCATCATCTACTGCACGGGCGCCTTCCTCATCTCCTGCATGGTGGTGACCGTCATCATCTACAAGATGAAGAGCACCACCAAGAAGACGGACTTCAACAGCCAGCTGGCCGTGCACAAGCTGGCCAAGAGCATCCCGCTGCGCAGACAG GTGTCGGCCGACTCCAGCTCCTCCATGAACTCAGGCGTGATGCTGGTGCGGCCCTCGCGGCTCTCCTCCAGCGGCACCCCCATGCTGGCCGGCGTCTCCGAGTACGAGCTCCCCGAGGACCCGCGGTGGGAGCTGCCCCGGGACAG GCTGATCCTGGGCAAGCCCCTGGGAGAAGGGTGCTTCGGGCAGGTGGTGCTGGCGGAGGCCATCGGCCTCGACAAGGACAAGCCAAACCGCGTCACCAAAGTGGCCGTGAAGATGCTCAAGT ccgaCGCCACGGAGAAGGATTTGTCCGACCTCATCTCCGAGATGGAGATGATGAAGATGATCGGCAAGCACAAGAACATCATCAACCTGCTGGGGGCCTGCACGCAGGACG GCCCCCTCTACGTCATCGTGGAGTACGCGAGCAAGGGCAACCTGCGCGAGTACCTGCAGGCGCGGCGCCCCCCCGGCATGGAGTACTGCTACAACCCCGCCCGCGTCCCCGAGGAGCAGCTCTCCTTCAAGGACCTGGTGTCCTGCGCCTACCAGGTGGCGCGGGGCATGGAGTACCTGGCCTCCAAGAAG TGCATCCACAGGGACCTGGCGGCCAGGAACGTCCTGGTGACCGAGGACAACGTGATGAAGATCGCTGACTTCGGGCTGGCCCGTGACATCCACCACATAGATTACTACAAGAAGACGACAAAT GGTCGCCTGCCAGTGAAGTGGATGGCCCCAGAGGCCCTGTTCGACCGAATATACACTCATCAGAGCGATGT GTGGTCCTTCGGCGTGCTGCTCTGGGAGATCTTCACGCTGGGTGGCTCGCCGTACCCCGGCGTGCCGGTGGAGGAGCTCTTCAAGCTGCTGAAGGAAGGCCACAGGATGGACAAGCCCAGCAATTGCACCAACGAGCT GTACATGATGATGCGAGACTGCTGGCACGCCGTCCCCTCGCAGCGCCCCACCTTCAAGCAGCTGGTGGAGGACCTGGACAGGATCGTGGCCATGACCTCCAACCAG GAGTACCTGGACCTCTCGGTGCCGCTGGACCAGTACTCGCCCGGCTTCCCGGACACCCGCAGTTCCACCTGCTCCTCGGGGGAGGACTCTGTGTTTTCTCACGACCCTCTGCCGGACGAGCCGTGCCTTCCCAAGTACCCCCCCCAGCACACCAACGGCGGACTGAAGCGACACTGA
- the FGFR1 gene encoding fibroblast growth factor receptor 1 isoform X5: MFTWRCLILWAVLVTAALSAARPAPTLPDQDALPSAEDDDDEDDSSSEEKEADNTKPNQAVAPYWTYPEKMEKKLHAVPAAKTVKFKCPSGGTPNPTLRWLKNGKEFKPDHRIGGYKVRYATWSIIMDSVVPSDKGNYTCIVENKYGSINHTYQLDVVERSPHRPILQAGLPANKTVALGSNVEFVCKVYSDPQPHIQWLKHIEVNGSKIGPDNLPYVQILKHSGINSSDAEVLTLYNVTEAESGEYVCKVSNYIGEANQSAWLTVTRPLAKAIEDTPAMMTSPLYLEIIIYCTGAFLISCMVVTVIIYKMKSTTKKTDFNSQLAVHKLAKSIPLRRQVTVSADSSSSMNSGVMLVRPSRLSSSGTPMLAGVSEYELPEDPRWELPRDRLILGKPLGEGCFGQVVLAEAIGLDKDKPNRVTKVAVKMLKSDATEKDLSDLISEMEMMKMIGKHKNIINLLGACTQDGPLYVIVEYASKGNLREYLQARRPPGMEYCYNPARVPEEQLSFKDLVSCAYQVARGMEYLASKKCIHRDLAARNVLVTEDNVMKIADFGLARDIHHIDYYKKTTNGRLPVKWMAPEALFDRIYTHQSDVWSFGVLLWEIFTLGGSPYPGVPVEELFKLLKEGHRMDKPSNCTNELYMMMRDCWHAVPSQRPTFKQLVEDLDRIVAMTSNQEYLDLSVPLDQYSPGFPDTRSSTCSSGEDSVFSHDPLPDEPCLPKYPPQHTNGGLKRH; the protein is encoded by the exons ACGCGCTCCCCTCTGCAGAGGATGACGACGACGAAGACGATTCCTCCTCAGAGGAGAAGGAGGCGGATAACACCAAGCCGAACC AGGCCGTAGCTCCCTACTGGACCTATCCCgagaagatggagaagaagCTCCACGCGGTCCCCGCCGCCAAAACGGTGAAATTCAAGTGCCCATCGGGCGGGACGCCCAACCCAACGCTGCGCTGGCTGAAGAACGGCAAGGAGTTCAAGCCCGACCACCGCATTGGGGGATACAAG gtCCGCTACGCAACCTGGAGCATCATCATGGACTCGGTGGTGCCGTCCGATAAGGGCAACTACACGTGCATCGTGGAGAACAAATACGGGAGCATCAACCACACCTACCAGCTGGATGTCGTGG AGCGCTCCCCGCACCGGCCCATCCTGCAGGCAGGGCTCCCTGCCAACAAGACGGTGGCCCTGGGCAGCAACGTGGAGTTTGTCTGCAAGGTCTACAGcgacccccagccccacatccaGTGGCTGAAGCACATCGAGGTGAACGGCAGCAAGATCGGCCCCGACAACTTGCCCTACGTGCAGATCCTGAAG CACTCGGGAATTAATAGCTCTGATGCGGAGGTGCTGACCCTGTATAATGTGACAGAGGCGGAGAGCGGGGAGTATGTTTGTAAGGTTTCCAATTATATTGGCGAGGCCAACCAGTCTGCGTGGCTCACTGTCACCAGACCTCTGGCAAAAG CTATTGAGGACACGCCGGCCATGATGACGTCCCCCCTCTACCTGGAGATCATCATCTACTGCACGGGCGCCTTCCTCATCTCCTGCATGGTGGTGACCGTCATCATCTACAAGATGAAGAGCACCACCAAGAAGACGGACTTCAACAGCCAGCTGGCCGTGCACAAGCTGGCCAAGAGCATCCCGCTGCGCAGACAGGTAACA GTGTCGGCCGACTCCAGCTCCTCCATGAACTCAGGCGTGATGCTGGTGCGGCCCTCGCGGCTCTCCTCCAGCGGCACCCCCATGCTGGCCGGCGTCTCCGAGTACGAGCTCCCCGAGGACCCGCGGTGGGAGCTGCCCCGGGACAG GCTGATCCTGGGCAAGCCCCTGGGAGAAGGGTGCTTCGGGCAGGTGGTGCTGGCGGAGGCCATCGGCCTCGACAAGGACAAGCCAAACCGCGTCACCAAAGTGGCCGTGAAGATGCTCAAGT ccgaCGCCACGGAGAAGGATTTGTCCGACCTCATCTCCGAGATGGAGATGATGAAGATGATCGGCAAGCACAAGAACATCATCAACCTGCTGGGGGCCTGCACGCAGGACG GCCCCCTCTACGTCATCGTGGAGTACGCGAGCAAGGGCAACCTGCGCGAGTACCTGCAGGCGCGGCGCCCCCCCGGCATGGAGTACTGCTACAACCCCGCCCGCGTCCCCGAGGAGCAGCTCTCCTTCAAGGACCTGGTGTCCTGCGCCTACCAGGTGGCGCGGGGCATGGAGTACCTGGCCTCCAAGAAG TGCATCCACAGGGACCTGGCGGCCAGGAACGTCCTGGTGACCGAGGACAACGTGATGAAGATCGCTGACTTCGGGCTGGCCCGTGACATCCACCACATAGATTACTACAAGAAGACGACAAAT GGTCGCCTGCCAGTGAAGTGGATGGCCCCAGAGGCCCTGTTCGACCGAATATACACTCATCAGAGCGATGT GTGGTCCTTCGGCGTGCTGCTCTGGGAGATCTTCACGCTGGGTGGCTCGCCGTACCCCGGCGTGCCGGTGGAGGAGCTCTTCAAGCTGCTGAAGGAAGGCCACAGGATGGACAAGCCCAGCAATTGCACCAACGAGCT GTACATGATGATGCGAGACTGCTGGCACGCCGTCCCCTCGCAGCGCCCCACCTTCAAGCAGCTGGTGGAGGACCTGGACAGGATCGTGGCCATGACCTCCAACCAG GAGTACCTGGACCTCTCGGTGCCGCTGGACCAGTACTCGCCCGGCTTCCCGGACACCCGCAGTTCCACCTGCTCCTCGGGGGAGGACTCTGTGTTTTCTCACGACCCTCTGCCGGACGAGCCGTGCCTTCCCAAGTACCCCCCCCAGCACACCAACGGCGGACTGAAGCGACACTGA
- the FGFR1 gene encoding fibroblast growth factor receptor 1 isoform X4 — protein MFTWRCLILWAVLVTAALSAARPAPTLPDQVLPKAKIEVESYSAHPGDLLQLRCRLRDDVQSINWVRDGVQLAENNRTRITGEEVEVRDAVPEDSGLYACMTNSPSGSETTYFSVNVSDALPSAEDDDDEDDSSSEEKEADNTKPNQAVAPYWTYPEKMEKKLHAVPAAKTVKFKCPSGGTPNPTLRWLKNGKEFKPDHRIGGYKVRYATWSIIMDSVVPSDKGNYTCIVENKYGSINHTYQLDVVERSPHRPILQAGLPANKTVALGSNVEFVCKVYSDPQPHIQWLKHIEVNGSKIGPDNLPYVQILKTAGVNTTDKEMEVLHLRNVSFEDAGEYTCLAGNSIGISHHSAWLTVLEAIEDTPAMMTSPLYLEIIIYCTGAFLISCMVVTVIIYKMKSTTKKTDFNSQLAVHKLAKSIPLRRQVSADSSSSMNSGVMLVRPSRLSSSGTPMLAGVSEYELPEDPRWELPRDRLILGKPLGEGCFGQVVLAEAIGLDKDKPNRVTKVAVKMLKSDATEKDLSDLISEMEMMKMIGKHKNIINLLGACTQDGPLYVIVEYASKGNLREYLQARRPPGMEYCYNPARVPEEQLSFKDLVSCAYQVARGMEYLASKKCIHRDLAARNVLVTEDNVMKIADFGLARDIHHIDYYKKTTNGRLPVKWMAPEALFDRIYTHQSDVWSFGVLLWEIFTLGGSPYPGVPVEELFKLLKEGHRMDKPSNCTNELYMMMRDCWHAVPSQRPTFKQLVEDLDRIVAMTSNQEYLDLSVPLDQYSPGFPDTRSSTCSSGEDSVFSHDPLPDEPCLPKYPPQHTNGGLKRH, from the exons TTCTGCCCAAAGCGAAAATCGAAGTGGAGTCCTACTCGGCCCACCCCGGGGACCTCCTCCAGCTGCGCTGCCGGCTGCGGGATGACGTCCAGAGCATCAACTGGGTGCGAGACGGCGTCCAGCTGGCCGAGAACAACCGGACGCGCATTACCGGGGAGGAGGTAGAGGTCAGGGACGCTGTGCCCGAGGACTCGGGGCTCTATGCCTGCATGACCAACAGCCCCTCGGGGAGCGAGACCACCTACTTCTCCGTGAACGTCTCAG ACGCGCTCCCCTCTGCAGAGGATGACGACGACGAAGACGATTCCTCCTCAGAGGAGAAGGAGGCGGATAACACCAAGCCGAACC AGGCCGTAGCTCCCTACTGGACCTATCCCgagaagatggagaagaagCTCCACGCGGTCCCCGCCGCCAAAACGGTGAAATTCAAGTGCCCATCGGGCGGGACGCCCAACCCAACGCTGCGCTGGCTGAAGAACGGCAAGGAGTTCAAGCCCGACCACCGCATTGGGGGATACAAG gtCCGCTACGCAACCTGGAGCATCATCATGGACTCGGTGGTGCCGTCCGATAAGGGCAACTACACGTGCATCGTGGAGAACAAATACGGGAGCATCAACCACACCTACCAGCTGGATGTCGTGG AGCGCTCCCCGCACCGGCCCATCCTGCAGGCAGGGCTCCCTGCCAACAAGACGGTGGCCCTGGGCAGCAACGTGGAGTTTGTCTGCAAGGTCTACAGcgacccccagccccacatccaGTGGCTGAAGCACATCGAGGTGAACGGCAGCAAGATCGGCCCCGACAACTTGCCCTACGTGCAGATCCTGAAG aCGGCTGGCGTTAACACGACAGACAAAGAAATGGAAGTCCTTCACTTAAGGAATGTCTCTTTTGAGGATGCTGGGGAGTATACATGTTTGGCGGGTAATTCTATTGGGATCTCCCATCACTCTGCATGGTTGACAGTTCTCGAAG CTATTGAGGACACGCCGGCCATGATGACGTCCCCCCTCTACCTGGAGATCATCATCTACTGCACGGGCGCCTTCCTCATCTCCTGCATGGTGGTGACCGTCATCATCTACAAGATGAAGAGCACCACCAAGAAGACGGACTTCAACAGCCAGCTGGCCGTGCACAAGCTGGCCAAGAGCATCCCGCTGCGCAGACAG GTGTCGGCCGACTCCAGCTCCTCCATGAACTCAGGCGTGATGCTGGTGCGGCCCTCGCGGCTCTCCTCCAGCGGCACCCCCATGCTGGCCGGCGTCTCCGAGTACGAGCTCCCCGAGGACCCGCGGTGGGAGCTGCCCCGGGACAG GCTGATCCTGGGCAAGCCCCTGGGAGAAGGGTGCTTCGGGCAGGTGGTGCTGGCGGAGGCCATCGGCCTCGACAAGGACAAGCCAAACCGCGTCACCAAAGTGGCCGTGAAGATGCTCAAGT ccgaCGCCACGGAGAAGGATTTGTCCGACCTCATCTCCGAGATGGAGATGATGAAGATGATCGGCAAGCACAAGAACATCATCAACCTGCTGGGGGCCTGCACGCAGGACG GCCCCCTCTACGTCATCGTGGAGTACGCGAGCAAGGGCAACCTGCGCGAGTACCTGCAGGCGCGGCGCCCCCCCGGCATGGAGTACTGCTACAACCCCGCCCGCGTCCCCGAGGAGCAGCTCTCCTTCAAGGACCTGGTGTCCTGCGCCTACCAGGTGGCGCGGGGCATGGAGTACCTGGCCTCCAAGAAG TGCATCCACAGGGACCTGGCGGCCAGGAACGTCCTGGTGACCGAGGACAACGTGATGAAGATCGCTGACTTCGGGCTGGCCCGTGACATCCACCACATAGATTACTACAAGAAGACGACAAAT GGTCGCCTGCCAGTGAAGTGGATGGCCCCAGAGGCCCTGTTCGACCGAATATACACTCATCAGAGCGATGT GTGGTCCTTCGGCGTGCTGCTCTGGGAGATCTTCACGCTGGGTGGCTCGCCGTACCCCGGCGTGCCGGTGGAGGAGCTCTTCAAGCTGCTGAAGGAAGGCCACAGGATGGACAAGCCCAGCAATTGCACCAACGAGCT GTACATGATGATGCGAGACTGCTGGCACGCCGTCCCCTCGCAGCGCCCCACCTTCAAGCAGCTGGTGGAGGACCTGGACAGGATCGTGGCCATGACCTCCAACCAG GAGTACCTGGACCTCTCGGTGCCGCTGGACCAGTACTCGCCCGGCTTCCCGGACACCCGCAGTTCCACCTGCTCCTCGGGGGAGGACTCTGTGTTTTCTCACGACCCTCTGCCGGACGAGCCGTGCCTTCCCAAGTACCCCCCCCAGCACACCAACGGCGGACTGAAGCGACACTGA